Part of the Juglans regia cultivar Chandler chromosome 14, Walnut 2.0, whole genome shotgun sequence genome, GAGGGTGTTTTTGAATCTCATAGCACAAAAGGcttaaaggaaaaaacaaacaaataaaccaCGTAGGTTGTGGGTAGTACTGAGcgataataaaagaaatataagggTATCATTATCTTTAATGTATATCATTTATATGCATGATAAAACAAACATTACCATTATAAATACAACTTCATATGATAATTAGTGCAAGTACTCATGGTAACAATATATATCATGAGTTACAAATTAtgattttctctattttgtgGATTAAAGGACTATTTCATTTTCCTCCTTAAAGTGTATTGGATTGtagcctttctttctttctttcttttttattactagctctttgtagatatttttaaaagactTATTTTTCTCGagaacaatttttattttcctacgGTACTTTCATGAATCTTGGTGACTAGTTTACTATATATTAGAGGTgagcaaaaatccaaaaatttgaCTCTAACTCCGACTATGACTTtaccctccgactccgactctgatattatacatatttttataaaaatatttttttataaatattaataatgtatattttatataactataacttatatagttagttaaatagattaaattgactaaaaataatttagtatatgtaaacatcatactaTTACGtatactaccatgtaacactaatgtataataacatataatactaatatataataaaaaatgtataataacatttaatactaatgtattatgtataaacacaaatgcataaatttataataacatgtaatgctaatgtataacaacaaaaatataataacatgtactaataatgtataataatcaatgtataataacatgtaactttaatgtataataacatgtaataataatgtatagtAATCAAtctataataacatgtaatactaatgtataagcACAGAagcactaatgtataataaaattttgatactaagtctagtatataactaaagtataataagaTGTAATGGTGATGtataataatcaatatataataacatgtgtactaatgtataatagcactagtataataatatataatactaagtctagtatatacttaaattagaaaaaagttACAGACTAATATAGTAACttgtaattaaacactatagtATACATCTATAATAGGAATAagttatattagtataaaatattataatgtgtTAATATAAtcctatagtataataacacgTAACTAGACACTAGTTAAGTAGtaattatactaataattaaatttagtgataaaaatattataaaagtcataaataaaaaaatttatgactaaaacaaagattaaaattGGTTTAGGGTTTGATAgggtttaggaaaaaaaaaaggcccagaATGGGTTTAGGAGCCCAATAGGGCCAATACACTGCAGCGGTGCAACCCAGCCCACCCAAAATGGCCAAAGACCCAAAACAAAGTCATAACAGTGTCGTTTGACTTTGTTTTGGACCTTTGGTCACAAAACGCCACGCTCAGCGCCGTTTTGGCCTATTCCCTTAGAAAGAAACTTATCACTTATCACTTCTCACTTCCCAATTCTCAATTCCCTCATCTCCCTTGGGACCTTCTAAGTTCTTCACGAAAATTCTCCCAATTTCCTTGTTAGAGAACCCTAGCCGTACGAACCTTAGCCTCAGCCCGTGGTCAGCATTGCCTCTCTGTACTTTCCTCTCCCGtcgccactctctctctcttctaggCCAACGAAGCTGCAAGGTCTCCTTAGAATCTAGCACATgacctctctctatctctctctcaatacCACGGAATCAGAGTGAGTTGTTTTGAACTTATGCCTTATTTTTACTAATTTGATTTCGAAGTGCAAATATAAGATTTTCGATCTTCATGGTCTTTTGAAAAGTGGCTTGGCGTGCTCATGTGTTGTCTGTCATATTTGGTGTTGGTTTTTCTATGGTCCcaatagaaaattatttatgccTCAAACTTAATTTTCTCTACTGCTTATCTTAAAAGATTTAAAGATTTCGAATTCTAGGGTTTACCCATCACCTAATTTGGTTGTGAATCTGTgtaattttgagtaattctGGATAGATGCCTTTCATAGTTTCATATGTataattttgtgtaagaatttttAATGAGTAATCTGGTTGCTCCAATTTTATGCCATGACTTTGTTTGTGAGTCTGAAATGtggtaattataaatttataacatccccaattttagttaatatttatgtGTTGTGTTTTTTGGACTGTTTTGTGAGGTGCATAGTCACGTAAACATGGGTAAACTCGACAACCAAAAGGgtgaaaattctcataattagGCGACTTACCAGATAAAACTTCAAACGGTGAAAGACCACAAAGAACAGGCATAGGCAACCGGTTGATAATGTAGGTCGCTGTGCTGAAAGCGTCAACCCAATGCCGAGTAGGAACATGGGAATGAAAAAGGAGAGCAAGACCAGTTTCCGTCACATGACGATGTTTGCGTTCAGCTCTACCATTTTGGGAAGGAGTGTACGGGCAAGACATTTGATGGTGAATGCCAAATTGTCGAAGATGAGATTGAAATCGATTGCTTGTAAATTCGGCGCCaccatcactttgaaaaatttttattttggtggagtgttgattttcaaccaatttttgaaattggagaaaaatatcaaagaaatCGGATTTTAATTTCATGGGATAAAGCCAAGTAAAACGAGAGTGGTCATCGATAAATAACACATAATAGATGAATCCCAAATTATATTTGACTGGAGCgggaccccaaatatcacaatggATGAGGCCTAGAACAATAGGAGAGCGAGTAACATTTGGAGAAAAGGGCAAGCGATGGCTCTTAGCGAGTTGACAAGTAGAGCAAAGAGATGGATTTGGCAACAAAGAGGTGAGAAATAAATGTCCTTTTTTATTCAATAGGGATAAAACAGAAGGATTTACATGACCAAGGCGAGCATGCCATAATTCAAAGGAAgcatgtaaatttttatttcgaAAGACAGAAACAAATGCAGAGTTGCCACGTTCTAGCACATAAAGACCACCTTCTCGTTTACCGGTTGCCACCGCCGTTCCTGTTAGTCGATTTTGCACAACAAAATTATCACGAGAGAATGTGACAGAAAGGGGAAAATCAGAGGTTAGTTTGCTGATGGATAACAAATTTTTGGTAAGACGAGGAACAACGAGAACATCCAAAAGTTTAAGATTGGAAAGAGAGGTGAGCGTACCAGTGTGAGTTATAGGAAGAGAAGCACCATTTCCTACTATTACACAGTCCTTACCATGATAAGGCTCAACCTTGTCCAACTGAGAAGGGTCAGATGTCATATGAGCAGATGTGCCGGTATCAGTGAACCAATCAGATGCAGAGCCATGTGAAAGAGAACAGGATGTGGTAAAAGCTTCAGCAAGTTGTGTCGTAGGGTCGGTGCGTTCATAACGATTGCGGCAGCGGTCAACAGTGTGCCCTTCCGTTTTACAGATTTGACATCGAGGGATATAAGAACCCCGTTTGCCACGTCCATGATTATGGCCTCCATTATAGCCGCCGCGAGAACGACGGGACTTGGAATTACTACCACCCCGAGAGGGATTAAAGGACCCTTTAGTGGTAGTAAAGGCAGCAGAAGAAACAGGGGAGGAACCAAGTGACTTCTGGAAAATCTCAAAGCTTTCAGCTTTGGGAACCAAATCTTTGAAAGCTGGTAATGGAGTGAGAGACATCTGGGCAGTAGAAAAATTAGCAAATTCAGTGCCCAATCCTCTGAGATACCAGTGAACCTTGTCGGTGTCATCAACCTAGCGGCCCATGGCAGTGAGTTGATCACATAACGCCTTAAATGAACGAGAATATTCAGTGACATTTCGGGTGCCACGTTTGATGAGCTGCAAGTCATCTTTGATACGGAGCTCACGAGTTTTCGAGATGTGGCTGAAGGAATTTTCCAACGCAACCCAGACATCTCGAGCGGTAGTAAGTCCAAGAACTTCGGCCATGGCTTCTTCAGTCAAAGAAGAGAAGATGAGACTGAGAAGGCGTTGATCTTGGAGTTTCCATTCTGTATATTTAGGATTCAGTTGAGAGGAAGAAGAATCAGAGGGAATAGTGATTGGTGGTGCTGCGACGGAACCATCGAATGGCTAATAAGGTTCTGACattgaaggagagggaggagttgATTTCGCCAGAGAAGATAATTTGTGGAGGAAAGCTTAATGGTAACCATGTGGATCATGGTGTTGAAGGAGAAGGAATAATCGGCCATGAGAGGATCGAGGAGGTTAATCCAGAAAAAAATCTGATACcataataatatttgtaaaaatcACCACGTCTTCTCTGGGTGATGGTTTCCATTTATATAGACATGTGAAGCAGAGTATGATTTGAAATACAATGAGATAAAACCGGAAAGGATAAATTACAAATACAAACTGCATCTTCTAAACCTTATCTCCTATAATCAAGGAGGATAAGATAAATGAGGATTCCGTAAATCAATAACTGATTTACTGGAATCCTCTACACTTATCATGCAAGattaatgcatgcattattCATGGTAATAAGCTAGCaggttatatatttatatggatgGTGGTTTTGATTTCTTGAGCATCCAAAATGGTACTcatgtttataattttcttgtactgATATATCATGttagtccaaaaatattttccttactACTAATTTTGTCATATTTGTTTCAAGCACAACTTGGAAGTTGGAATGACACTTGGAATGGAGCAGTTAGCAGATCCTGTAACAATGGGACTTGTAGTGGAGCAGTCAGCAAATCTTGTTACAATgggacattttttttatttttttctaattttttaaagcaTATTAGTTtgttacttgtttttatttagttgtattttttgttatgtttttagtaaaattgaagtaaaagtgaattatttagtttagattgtaatttttggaaaaaattgaaatttaaaagtccacaaatttttttttttttttttaaaagtgagccaaatatgaagttaaaaaaagtagaaaaaaaatgctCAAAAACCAACTCTGCTCTgacaagtcagagtcggagcaaAGGATGTACAtcttggagtcggagtcggaggtcggattcaaCCTCTAACAAAGTCGGAGTCATAGTCGGAGGTAGGGCATACTGACTCTGACttggtcggtgctcagccctactaTATATAGAGcctaaaatatgttttatcttcaataatttttctgaggattttagaatttgtttttattaataattcataTAATAGATGAATTTCTAATTGACTCCTTGATGGTTTACatgattaaaagaatttttttgtaaaatttaataaaaaatcatttaggtGATTTGCAAGACCTAGAGAAACATCAAGTTTCATTTTGATAGTTGGGAGTAGAGGATTGAAATACAACAGAAATAatgacacttttttttcttttgtttacaATTTGTTACAATAAGTGGATAcggatataattttaagatattatcTTATAATCCTAAGtcttaatataatttcaacttTATGCTTTGACCCCTCCTGATAAGAAATCTAGCCAGCGCTTAAAATGCTATAATATTCCTGAGTTAGCCTCATAAAATGCCTTAACAACCTTGTTTTGTAAGTTGTAAAATGAAGCTGGGCATATCAAATAGTTTCCAAGCAATAGGACAAAAGAGAAACCCAATAAATCTGCATTTCATTGCAATACACATACAAACAGGGGAGGGAAGATATATAGAACTGAGGGGAAAATGCAACACTAAACAAGATTAGAGAAATTCATTGTCAGCCTTAAATTCAGTACGAGTTTCTTGCTGAAACTCATAAAATTACCACCTTTCaacaacaatatataaaaattacaaatattacaCCAACCTAAACCAAAACAGCCTCAAGGAAGACAGGATCGATCACAAAGTCACATCTTAGTCCTCATCAACATATATAGTTTCTTGTGAAAACAGGCCGCCAAGCACCCTCCTgacttctttcttctcttcaggCTGTTTGCCTTTTGGCTTAGGTTTCTCCTTTGGTGTCAAATCAGGAAGCTTGAATCTAGGCTGTTTAACAACAGCTTTCATGGCTGGCAAAGACCGAGCCTTGGCCTGTCCCCTAACAGTTGCAATCTGCACTTTCGGTTTCTCTTCAGGATTTTGAGCTGCGTTTGTGAGCTGGGAACTAAACTTTTCCCAAGACAGCCCTGCCCCGAAGTCTTTTGCTTTGCTCAGAAGGGTTTCTACTGAAGCTCCAGCAGCTTCTGCCTTCCCTAGAGCTTCTTGGGCAAGAGTTGCAGCCCGAGCTTCTTGCTCAGATAGCTTTTTCACCTCTTCTTCGAGTTTCTTTGTTGCTTCAACTGCTTCTCGAGCTTTCTCAGCTGCTACCATTGCCTCTTCCTCTGCTTTGGCCTTTGCAAGCGATTCGGCATatgcttttcttcttccatccTCAGGAATGGCACTAAATGCAATGCATTCAGCACCCCAAAACAAAACTCGTATTGTTTACAGTACTATTTTTTAGACGTATTTGGAACTATTTTCCAGccaaaaattgttttaaaatttaccTGAAAAGCTCGTCTACACGCTTTGAGGGGGCTGATGGATTTGCAAAAACTTCCACAACCTATATATCCAAATGATCATAATCTTAAATCAACATATCAATCAACAAAAATCTTCCCAATTTATTTACCAAACTTaacatgccaaaaaaaaaacaccagcTTGATCGAAAATGTACCTTATTTTCAGCTACTGCTGTGTTTGAGAAAACGCCGGCCACAACAGATGCTATCTTCGACTTGGCTACCTAATTTAGATTTTCGGACATAGACGACAAAAGGAAGATATATTAATGCATAGAACcatatcaataattttactgCTCATGAAAAGTTGGATGAAATTTACGATAAAACACAGATATTATCGCATACATTACATTACTTTGTAGTCGTTTGCACCAGCGCTTCGCTCGGATGCCACCACAACGTTGTAGGAACTCTCGGGCAAAAAGTCTTCCGTCAGACTCGTCTTTATGAACGTAAAGCTGACGTCCGTCTCGATGACTTTTTGCAAAAACTCGGGCACGCTCAACGGCTGTGATCGCGAGAAGAGGTTGTTAAAGAAAGTGGAGATGCCATCCAGTACGTTGTATGTTGATGCACCCCCGGAGTTCTCGTCGTAGATAATAGCCACGTGGCTAACTCCAGCGAGCTGGGCGGCCTGGATTACTTGTAAGGCGTCCAATGTGGAGACTTCGGATGTGGGACCATTCTCGGCGGAACCTATCGTGACGACGACCTTGCTAGCGTTTCCAATGGCCTTGGCTATCGATTCAGCATCTTGGAAGGTGGATTGGACGGCATTAAGGCGTTTCAAGTCTTCgtttgatatgatctatcaaTTCATGGAATTGTTGAAGTTCAAATGTATCATTTCAAGTTTTATATGTAAGTTATTCTATTCGCACGACAATGCCTCACTCATACGCATATCATTGATATGATACgatgattaaaatttatattttctttataaattaaatcctACCTAGATTAAATGTGTCGCCTAAGAATAAAAAATCAGCTTATGAATAAAATTCCtttttacataattaacttacaTTTAGATTAAATCagtaaaagagaaattatatttataattatcgAATATGCAAACACcacataattcttttaaaaatataaataaatatgaaattctcatacaaaattaattttttattgataacctCACGAATATGCACAATGTaacattacttattaaaaataatatttttttaatcatctcaCGTCATCTCATAATATTAGATTAGATGATAGATTGacaaatcaaatataatatataatttcctCTGATGctaaaaatattactaaaaaaatcctACTTCCTCTACTTCTACTTCTGACTATGATGCTGCTTAAACAGTGCTATTTATTATCCCAATATAGCAAAGTTAtgctaaagaaattaaataCCTTGTATTTGGCAGCAAGACTAGCCAACTCTTGGGCAGAACCGAGCTCCGGCACACCAGCCCTGACATTAAAACCTTCGCGCAGCAAAGTCTGCGCAATGCGAATGCCAGCCTGCCCAGTAGCGCCAGCGACAAACACCGTGCCGGGATCCTTACGTCTTAGGTAACCAAATGACAAGGCCGAAGAAGGGTTACTCACAGCTGGGACCAAAGCCTTGACGTCCGGCACCTTCCCGAAGTTGAAAGAAAAAGGGTTGCTATTACCGGAACCATCCGGTTGAGTCTCTGCGGAGGACGCGGAGTCGTTACTCTTCCCAAAACGAAGTGAAGGGAAAGGACCAGACTGCTTGGAAAAAACTGTGAGCCTCGAGCGCGGCGTCGGGGTTAGAAGAAACGAATTGGCCGTGAGGGTTGGAGCCATCGATAAGAGAAAGAGAAGCCGAGGAAGCCCACCCTCTCCTCCAATTCAAGGGTCCAAATTCTATGTATTTTGTCGAAGCACAGAGTCATGCCTATGGCTATGCCaatcaaattaaatttgtttGGTTGTGAAATTATCTGGATTGGGGAGGTAAGGGAGGCATAGCAAATGGGATTAAGCCACGTAGTGAGGGTTTATCTACTCAGCCAAGCCTGACACCAAACGTTCTGATCCCCACACAGAGACAGCAGAAAACGATATGGCCACAAGGATTAAGTACATGGAGGCAGAAAACTGTAAAAGCACTAAGAGTTTGTAGGAGTTTATCCACCACGTTACCACAGAATTCAATACGCATGGCCCACGAAATTCACGAATGGATGAAGGGACTAATCAACGGCTCACAACATATGgaccaattcttttttttttttttatcagattcCGAACAATTTGCCATGGGaccaatattttaaattctaaatggGGGTAATATCTTGTTGTCAGTGCATTCCAATATACCGTTTTAagattatctctctctctctctctctctctatatatatattttgtgtgtatgtatgtataggaAAATTCTTCTGGTAAGCGAATTCGCTCATCAACTCGCATATTAATATTGACATATAAGATAtctgtataaatatatatataatttatacattcaaatgtataaattgagatttataaaatatatagaagaactgagatttataaaatgtatatacattcaaaacattaaaaaaaatcaaagatattattgttaaaagataatactaaaaaaatcataaacttgagttgaaataaaaaaaataaacaaataaaaagtaaagatccgagaaattattaaaaataatgagatacaaaaaaattaaattatataaatctcttttagattttaaatctatatgaatgatatttagatttaaaatttacaaaaatatcatctaaattcaagaaatttacaaaattttcattaaaacaatCGGAAACGGAAAGTAATCCGAAATTGACCGAGAGAGGCAAGAATTTGGAGGAAAACAAATGTATAATATACCAGATACACTGAAACGAAAAATTCCAGCCGTTGCAAACTATGCAAGTGGGGAAAAATcatgactatttttttcaattaatagaTCACAGAAAGCGAATGCACAAAAAACGCATACACGAGAACTATAAATTACCGTTCAGTCCATAAAAGTTCATAAAAGGCTAATCAGCCTGATCTCCCACGGggaatataaaattagaaaaatatttacatcagcttactatttatcacacactcaacacacttagtatattgagatttgaaaaaaaaaaaaaaaaaaattgaatgcatgGTGTGTGAAGTGTATAGGCTGATGCATATAATTATCCTATAAAATTTCTGGGTCCCATTTTTGAGCTGAAACGGCATATAACTTAAAAAGCTAAAAGAAAACAGTAAGGGCGTTTGGATACTGAAAAtattccatctcatttcatcttatcattataatttttttaaatttttatacaatatataataaacaattcaacttttttaaatttcaaaataataataagattaaaaaataatattctaacaatattttatttaacttttaattttcatctaaaatcatctaatctcatctcactatcgtATTCTAGTCTCTTATAAAAGGATTTTAGTCTAACAACATGAATGCCtattttgaatagtaataaaatagttgagttacaatttttattaaattttaagaaatgagagaaaaaattaaataaaaatattataaagtttaaatattattaaaatataatttttattttaaaatttgaaaaaattagaattaatttttatgttttatatggaagtttgaaaaattagtaatgattaaatgaaaatgtatgaaagagaaCTTGAAAAGtgtgtatatttaaatagtGTTTGGACGTCGAAATAAGATGATACGAAATGAAATGAGACAAGTGATTATCCAAACCTTGAAACTACGGGGGAGAAAGAAACCACTGATATCACTGTGTGCGTGTGCCAAACAGCATGTCCACgccatgattaaaaaaaatactatgtGATATTTCTTAACTGGATTAAAATGAATCATCTGCACAAACCATGGAAGCAAAAGCAACTGCTCATACAAATAGTATTACCTATTCTCACACAAAtaatcatatatgcatatatgatgCCATCTCTGCAGACTTTATAGCAAATATCAACATCACGACAGGATGAGTCCAAGAGCAATGGCACCATGAAGTATTTTCACAAAACAAAGTCCGAGCAACTCTCAAGCTGCCAACCATAAAGGTTAAAACAAAGTACAATGAGAAGGGATCTACCATACGCATGCAAAGAGAATTCCCCTACAAGATAGAGTTGTTCTTCTTAAAGAGCCCATAAAAGAATGAAAACACTTCACCTGAATTGATGTTCAGAATGTGGATCTGCATATTGTCTGCTCAACCAAATCATCTAGTTGACATTATTTTCATCTACCAATTGACCAGAAACCCAATTTAGTATCAACTTCAAATTATCGAAAACTACATGACCTTCAGGCTAACTTTGGTCTTACAATcgcacaaaaaataaaataataaacaaataaagaaaaagaaagattcccTACCAACATAGTTAGATTCCCCTGCAACGTTACTTTGAACCACAATTGACACCACTGAATCTTAtggaatgaaaaattttgaaatccaaatcaaaatacacataaaacTAGCATCCATCACAGCAGAAAGATGCTTTGTATCCGATGACTAAAATATCCTACATAACATTTCAAGTCCCCAACCAAGGGAAGACAATTATTACCAGAAAATCAAGCAGCAAGTTCTGCATAAAGTTGCACTCAAGAGAATAGCTCAGGAAATCCTCATTTATCCATTTCCGCTGCCAGCAGTAAACATAAAATACATCAAACAGTAACCAATaccattttgagcataaatttCCTAGCAAGCTTAGAAACATAACGTTCAACAGAAActaagacaaaaaaaaaggcATAAGAACAAGAACAGCTTAAGGTTCCAATGGCAGCAAAAATTTTAGTGACTGATGCCCTTCTTCGCTTTAAGTGATTCGAGAGCCTTCTTTCGTAACTCAATCTCAAGCCTCTTCTGCTCAGACTGCATCTCTTCATCATCGCTTGGATTAGACTCCATCCTCGCAGTATGTTCAACCTCAGAACCGTAATCATCATCCTGACTCTTCACTTTCAGCTTCCCTGCACGCCGCTCTTCCCTTCTCCGACGCCGTTCCTCACGCCGTTTACGTTTTTCCTCCTTCCGCAGTTTCTTTTCatccttcctcctcctcctctttgcCTCCTTCCTATCCTCCAATTCAGAATCGTAACTGTCATCATCATCTGAATCAACCTCCTTCCTCTCTGATCTTTTATGCTTTCTCCTTTTCTTATATTCACTTTTGTGCTTATCACTTCTCTCAGAACTGGAATCATATGGAGCAGTCTGATTATTATGATCAACTTTTCCAATTAAATATTGAACATCATCTGCATCACGTTGATTGCTATTAACATTGTTTGGACGAGACCGATTCTTCACGTCAGTACTTTGTCCTGGGTATGATGGACGTTTTCCATCACCTACTGAAGAGTCTTTATACAATGTTGAAGATTCGGGAGGAACCACCCTCCCAGAAGATTTATCACTGTCA contains:
- the LOC108982563 gene encoding protein PLASTID TRANSCRIPTIONALLY ACTIVE 16, chloroplastic, with amino-acid sequence MAPTLTANSFLLTPTPRSRLTVFSKQSGPFPSLRFGKSNDSASSAETQPDGSGNSNPFSFNFGKVPDVKALVPAVSNPSSALSFGYLRRKDPGTVFVAGATGQAGIRIAQTLLREGFNVRAGVPELGSAQELASLAAKYKIISNEDLKRLNAVQSTFQDAESIAKAIGNASKVVVTIGSAENGPTSEVSTLDALQVIQAAQLAGVSHVAIIYDENSGGASTYNVLDGISTFFNNLFSRSQPLSVPEFLQKVIETDVSFTFIKTSLTEDFLPESSYNVVVASERSAGANDYKVAKSKIASVVAGVFSNTAVAENKVVEVFANPSAPSKRVDELFSAIPEDGRRKAYAESLAKAKAEEEAMVAAEKAREAVEATKKLEEEVKKLSEQEARAATLAQEALGKAEAAGASVETLLSKAKDFGAGLSWEKFSSQLTNAAQNPEEKPKVQIATVRGQAKARSLPAMKAVVKQPRFKLPDLTPKEKPKPKGKQPEEKKEVRRVLGGLFSQETIYVDED